The genome window ACATAACAGTCTGTTGATTCTGCAATTTTCTCAAGTCCATATTGAGGTCCGACAGCCATTTCTAAAATAATAAAATCATAATCCTTTTTAAATTCTTCCAATATAAGAGGGATAATATTTGAAAATTTTTTTGCACACCTAGCATTTGTTAACCCCTTCGGCAAAATATCAATCCCCGTATCATAATCATGATAAATAACATCATGCAATTGCGCACATCCTGTTAAGATATCGCTTAATCCTCGACGTGGGCCAATCATTTTTTCTATTTGCTGCCCAGAAATATCTACCAACAAGATCTTTTTTTGTTCCTTGATAAGGTAAAGAGATAATTTTGCTGCCATTTGTGCTGCTTCTGGACCAATTATTGAAACAATTGTGGAAACACGCGATCTCAGGAAAACTAACAATTCCTCTATTGTAATCAAAGTTTCAGCATTTCTTCTCATCTTGAATAAAGAAATACTACCATTGCTTTTAAAACTTTCCTTCTCCGATTGAATTTTTTGAACTCTAGAATATTTTTGCAACAATAGCCCTCCCCCCAAAGCGATTAAGCTTAAAAATACAATAACAAAAATATCTCTGCTATAAAAATCCATAAAAGAAATTGGAGTTACTTTTATTGGAGTTATCATGTGAATCTTTATATTTTGTAATGGAGGAGTATCGATATTTATTTGTTGACTTTGTTCATCTATCACTTTTTTTATTTTACTTTCTAACTCGTTCAACATCTGACTTAAGGACTGAGATTGCTTCTCCACAAAAGTACTAATTTTCCCTCTTAACTGTGTTTCAAAACTCTCTGCGATAATCTCATCTGAATGAATTTGATTAACAATCTGCGAAATCTTATTTTCTAACTGAGTAGAAAGCTCCTTTTTTTCTGCAATCATCGCCTTGATTTGAGGATGCTCCCAGCCTAATTGAACAGCCATATGAGCCTTTTGTGTATTCAAGAGATCAAGTTTAGCCTCAAGAGCAATAATAGCGGAATTATTCGTAATAAATGATAAAGATAATAGAGATTGTCCCTGTTGACGCATCATTTTAATAGTTGAATTCAAACTTTTTAAACGAATACGTCTCAAAATTGTATCCGTTAATTGTGCATAAAGACTATTAAACTCGGCCTGTTTTGCTTCACGATAAATGTTAGAAACAATAGATGAACGAAATGCCTGTAAGATATTAAGAATTGTGCTTTTATCATATTGTTTCTCTTGCTTAATGATCTTCTCAGAAAAAGCTGAAAACCAGGTTTCTAAGCCTTTTCGAGCATCTTCAACAGTTTTTGCTTCAAAAGAAAGATTAATAAAATCACCTTTGCGTAACAATTGAATATTTTTATAAAAATCTTTCAAATATCCATTATAAGGGATTGCCTTATCAGAATTTGAATAATTTAGAATAACAGGTTGCGAGAACAGTAATGCGATAATATTATTTTGTTTATCAATCGATAATGGTATCCCTCTAGAATCCGATAACATAAATGTTAATGTTGCTTGATAGGGCTTTGGATAAATAAAATAATATAATGAAATCAACAACACACAGTGTATCGCTAATAACAAAGCAATTAGAGTTTTTCGCGGCATTATGCGTGCTAACAAGCTTTTATCGCACTTAAGATTCATTTTAATTTTAACCAGAAAACTACATTAAACCCTTTTATTAAGAGAAAGTAGTAACTATCCTCTTAATTAAAACTTATATTATTGAGAGGTAAGAAAATATAAGAATGAAAAATTTCTTATTTAGGATAATTTCAATACATATTTTGTTTTATATAATTTAATTGTTTTTTTGCTTCAGCAGTAAGTACTGCTTTAATAGTAACAGAACCATCATCATTACTTTTCTGCTCTATCTGACCAGAATTTTTATAGAACCAATCAATAATTCTCATTTCATTAGGCTTTAAAATAACTTCAACACTCTGAATATCGCCAAAAATTTTCTTTTCAATGAGCGCTAACAATTCTTTCAAACCTTTACCACTAAGTGCTGACATCATCAATGCAGGATTTAATAATTTTTTTGAGTTGATCTGCAAAGTGCCCAATGCATGTTGATCCAATACATCAATCTTATTCCAAATTTCTACAATATGATCCATGTCATTAATATCAACACCAAGACTTGAAAGTATTTCAAAAACATCTTGGGCACGAGCATAATGATCAGGATCGGATATATCCCTTACATGAAGAATTAAATCAGCTTCAATAACTTCTTCAAGGGTCGCTCTAAAAGCCACAATTAAATGTGTTGGTAAATTAGATATGAAACCCACAGTATCAGATAAAAGAACTTTTTGTCCATGAGGGAGAACAATTTTACGTAAAGTTGGATCAAGAGTTGCAAATAACATATCCTCTGCCAATACATTAGAATCACTCAAACGGTTAAAAAGTGTTGACTTTCCTGCATTTGTGTATCCCACCAAAGCAATAACAGGATGAGGTATCTTTTTTCTTTTAGCTCTATGAAGAGCACGTGTTTTAACGACCGTTTCTAATTCGCGGCGGATACGAATAATTTTATTTTGCAAAAGACGTCTATCCGTTTCAATTTGAGTTTCACCAGGACCACCTAAAAAACCACTACCACCACGTTGCCTCTCCAAATGTGTCCAATTCCTTACAAGTCTACTTTTTTGGTAAGATAAATGCGCTAATTCTACCTGTAGCACTCCTTCCTTTGTTCGCGCTCGATCACCAAAAATTTCAAGAATCAAAGCTGTCCTATCAATAACCTTACAATTCCATAATTTTTCCAGATTACGCTGCTGTATTGGTGTTAAAAAATGATCCACAATGGCAAGTTTAATATGATACTCACTTATATAATGAGCAAATTCATTCACCTTACCTATCCTAAAAAAAGTTGAAGAACATGGCGTAGTAATATTGACAGTTTCATAATGAACGACATTCAACTTAATAGCGCGTGCTAAGCCTAATGTTTCTTTTACTCGAGAATCTAGTGAGCATTCATTCGAAGTTTTTTGCCTCTTATATCCGTAGGAATAAATCGGTATAAAAATAACAACACACATACCTTCCCCAGGCTGTGAAATAAACTTTCCAGACTTCTCATTTTTACTTATCATGATAACTTAATATTATAAAAATATTATAAAAAAAGGATAAAAGACATATAATGTCATAAGTCGTTTATTTATTATCTTCATTTTCGAAAAGCTGCAAAGATTGCCCTGGCATAATTGTAGAAATAGCATGTTTATAGACTAACTGGGTATGCCCATCACGGCGTAGAAGGATAGAAAAATTATCAAATGACGTGACAATACCGGTCAATTTAACACCATTTACAAGAAAAATTGTAAGAGAAATTTTTTGCTTGCGAACCGCATTCAAAAACACATCTTGCAGATGTTGTGATCGTTCTGCCATTATTTTATACCTTTGCTAGGAAACGCATAAATATTTATTATAATATTTATATTAAGTATATATCGACTGAAAGTACTAACTTGTCAATGTATCCGTACTAAAAATTTCGTAAGATACTTCTTAAATCTTAATGAAGAATATAATATTTATAAATCATGAGCATAAAAATCAGCGAAATCAGATATCAAGTTTGACATCTTCTAAGCACTTATTGTGTATTAATAAATAAATTTAAAAGTTTATATTTCTTTTATTTAAAGAAAATAATAACTATGCTTGTTTTTTAAGTAATAAACAATTAGCCTATCTAACTATGTTTCCTTTTCATAGAAGAAGGCAGAGTAATATGATCACCAATTGAGCATCAATATAAATACCATATATTGCGTATTAATATCTCCTCACATTTTGTAATGACCCCTGGAACATTATATTTAACTATAACTTCTATTAAATTTTTCCATTCGGTACACTAAACTTGTAATATTTTCTTTCAACTTGATTATATATTATAGAGGTTTTGTGATAAGAAAAAATTTTTTATTATATTGTTTTTTATATATTTTTTGCTATTTTTGAATACATAAAAAAAGTTGCGTTAACTTTATCTTGATAAGTTTTTAAATTTTTCTTTAAATGTATTCCTTTCTAAACAATTAAAGGTTAGTATATCGAGTTGTCTGGATAAGGGTGTATCCTTTTCCATCTGTAAGAGTATGAGGCGAGTATGGCACGCAGAACCAAATTGCAAACATTTGAAATTGAAGTCGAAGAAGCTCTTGAAAAGGCAATGAACTTTGACTTTAATAATACAGAGATTGAAAAAATAACATCAAATAACGCTGAAAGTCTAATTAATGTAGATGATTTGATTCAAAAAATTGCTACTTCGGAAGAAGAAATTCTTTCTGAATCTGAAAATGAAGCTTCGTCTATTGCCTCTAACATTCATGACAATGCTGTTGTTGATGAATCAGTTGTTGAATTGCTTTTTGGTCAAAAGCCCATCCATGAACTTTCGGGTGGAACCGTACGTGATACATTATTACCTACGCAGCCTCTCCCTGCTAATGATGATATGACAGTTCCTTTCAATTTCAGATCACTAAAACGAAATACTGTTTCTCGAATTTATTGGAGTACAACAGCTCTTAGTGCTTTATGGACAACAGGAGGTGCTTTTATTGCTCATAAGCTAGCTCCTTCTGGACTAAACTCTTTAGCAAATATCATTACCTTTATTACATCTCCCCTTGGATTAGCTGTAGCGGCAGGAACTACAATTCCTATCCTTATGTCATGGGGTTTTGCTCAACTGATAAAACGTTCAAATGAATTGCATAATATTGCCGTTATCATGACAAATGCTGCACAACGCCTTAGCGAACCGCAGAACATCTCTGAAAAGCAGGCTATTGCTATAAGTCAAACCATTCGTAAAGAAGTAGCTGCAATGAATGAGGGGATCGAACGTACCCTCGGTCGTGCTGTTGAACTCGAAGCCATTATCCAAAGCGAAGTTCATAATCTTGAACGGGCCTACTCTGAAAATGAATCACGCATTTATACCTTAATTAAGGAATTAAATAATGAACGTACAGCGATTTTGAATCATGCTGATCGCGTACAAACAGTAATAAAAGGAACACAAGAGCAACTGAGCGATGAATTTGACTTAGCTACTTCTAAAATTGCAACCAATGTTAAACAACTTGCGCAAACTCTTTCTCAAACTCTACAAAAACAAGGGGAAGATCTTATTAAAAAGCTCTCTTGTGCAGGTGATGGTGTAACAAATCAGCTCTTTGAAAAATTTAATGAAACGACAATACAAGTTCAGCAGAAAAATACAGAATTTTTTCATGTATTAGGAAAAACCTTTGATACTTTTGCAGAACGTTTTGATAACAATGAAAAACAATTAGAAAAAACCTTCGATGAAACAATTGTTAAAGCTGAAATGCACATTGCCAAACTTGCAACACATATACAAACTGCAACAGATCAAACTTTATCTAGTGTTGATGAAAAATTTAGAACATTGGACGAAGCGATTATTGACCGTAATAATCAATCATTACAAGATTTCAATGAAAAAATCATACAACTTGATCAACAAGCACATAAACTCTCTTCTAAATTTGATAATATAACCTCGGAAGCAATTGAAGCGTTTGGAAATCGTCTAGTAAATGTTGACTTATCTCTTAAAGAACACAGTGATACCATTATCGAATCCTTTATCGCACGCAGTAAAGAATTAGAAAATAATGCTGAAAAGCTTGGTGGCTTCTTGGAAGCTCATGCCTCTCAAATCAACGTAAATCTTAAAGAAATAACTACTGATATTGCGAATGTATTTACAAATGGGCATGATCACATTCTTTCTGCTATTAATGAAAGCAAAAAAGTTCTGAAAGAAGAAATTAAAAATGTTGATAATGCAATTATCGATATTATAGGTGAGCGCTCGCAAGACTTCAAAGCACAAATCGCCGATCAAAGAGATGTAATAGCAAATATGCTTGACAGCGAAAAAAATAAAATAGCTGACACATTAAAAGATCAAATTGATGTATTGACAAAAAATGTTTCAGACGTTGAAAAGATCTTGAATCAGAATATTCAAGTTGTTGATCAACATACTAAAGATCATGCTGTCGACATAGTTCAATGTACAGAAAAATTACAAGAAGTCATCACACAAAGCTGCGAAATAACTAAAAATGCTTTAGAAGAACAAGCTAAAAATATTGATATACGTGCAGA of Bartonella sp. JB63 contains these proteins:
- the hflX gene encoding GTPase HflX, with the protein product MISKNEKSGKFISQPGEGMCVVIFIPIYSYGYKRQKTSNECSLDSRVKETLGLARAIKLNVVHYETVNITTPCSSTFFRIGKVNEFAHYISEYHIKLAIVDHFLTPIQQRNLEKLWNCKVIDRTALILEIFGDRARTKEGVLQVELAHLSYQKSRLVRNWTHLERQRGGSGFLGGPGETQIETDRRLLQNKIIRIRRELETVVKTRALHRAKRKKIPHPVIALVGYTNAGKSTLFNRLSDSNVLAEDMLFATLDPTLRKIVLPHGQKVLLSDTVGFISNLPTHLIVAFRATLEEVIEADLILHVRDISDPDHYARAQDVFEILSSLGVDINDMDHIVEIWNKIDVLDQHALGTLQINSKKLLNPALMMSALSGKGLKELLALIEKKIFGDIQSVEVILKPNEMRIIDWFYKNSGQIEQKSNDDGSVTIKAVLTAEAKKQLNYIKQNMY
- the hfq gene encoding RNA chaperone Hfq; this translates as MAERSQHLQDVFLNAVRKQKISLTIFLVNGVKLTGIVTSFDNFSILLRRDGHTQLVYKHAISTIMPGQSLQLFENEDNK